From the genome of Chloroflexota bacterium:
TTCGCCCGTGTTTTGACAGGAGGACCAGTCAGACCGGGAGACGAAATATCGCTCAAGGAACAGCAATGACCGAGCCCAGTGCATTGGTAGAAAAAATTCTGAAACTGAAGAGGGAAAAGAATGCGGTCATCCTGGTCCATAACTATCAGCTTGGTGAGGTCCAGGACATCGCTGACTTCGTGGGCGATTCTCTGGGCCTGAGCCAGAATGCGGCCAAAACGGAGGCCGATGTCATTGTGTTCTGCGGCGTCCACTTCATGGCGGAGACAGCCGCCATCCTCTGCCCCAAGATGACGGTTCTCCTGCCGGACCGGCACGCCGGCTGCCCGATGGCCAACATGATTACCGCAGAACAGTTGCGGCAGAAGAAGAAGGAACTGCCCAATGCCACCGTGGTCTGCTATATCAACTCTACGGCGGCGGTAAAGGCGGAATCCGATATCTGCTGTACCTCGGCCAACGCCATCAAGGTGGTGGAAAGCATTGATAACGACGAGGTGCTGTTCGTGCCCGACCAGTACCTGGGTCACTACGTCTCAACCAAGACGAACAAAAAGTTTCACTTCTGGCCGGGTTACTGCCCGACGCACGTCCGAATTCAGCCCCAGCATATCATACAGCTCAAACAGGAAAACCCCAGGGCGAAGGTGGTCATCCACCCTGAGTGCCGCCCCGACGTAATCGCCCTGGCGGATGAGGTCGCCAGCACCGGGGGCATGATACGGTACGCCCGCAGGGATGACGTTCAGGAAATGATTGTCGGCACGGAAATCGGCATCATCCACCGACTCAAAAAGGAAAACCCGAGCAAGAAATTCATCCCGGTCACGGAACAGGCTGTCTGCCCCAATATGAAGCTCATCACGCTGGAGAAAGTCCTCTGGTCGCTCGAGGAAATGCGGCCGGAGATAAAAGTCACCGAGGCCATAAGAATCAAAGCCAAGGCAGCGGTGGACAAAATGCTGGCCATCGTCTGAGGCGAGCGCATGGAAGAGCCCAGGTATATCGTTGTTCTGATCACCAGTGACAGCGTTGAAGAGGCGGACCACATTGCCCGGGTGCTTGTGGAGAAGAAGAAAGTGGCCTGCGTCAATATCGTGCGCGGAATCGATTCTTATTTCTGGTGGGAGGGCAAGCCCGATTCAGCGCGGGAGAACCTGCTCATCGCCAAGACCAAGTCATCGCTGCTCCCTGAAGTCCTCGAAGTGGTCAGGAAAGTTCACGGTTACGATGTGCCTGAAGTCATTGCCCTGCCCATCATCGGCGGCAACCAGGATTACCTGGATTGGATCGAGCAGAGTGTTGCCTAGAGCACGCCCAGTTCGTCGAGCAGCTTGATTACCCTCCCCTGCTATTTCAGTTCCGCGATTGAGGTGTAAAGTATGTCAAGCATTTCGTCCGCTTCTTTCTCCGTGGTTATAATCGGCGGGTTGAAACGCACCCTGGTATAGTCCCTGGCCAGCGCCATGCGGACGTACAGACCCCTCTCCAGCACCTTCCGCACCCATTTCCTCATTGTTTCTACAGCAAACGGCGATTTGCTTTCTTTGTTTTTTACCAGTTCTATCCCAAGCATAAGGCCCAGGCCGCTGGCATCACTGACATTGGGCAGGTCCATGAACTCCCGCTTCAGGCGCTCCAGAACATAGGCCCCGACCCTTGCCGCATTTTCCACCATTTTGTCCCGGAAAATAATCTTTAGCGCGGCACCTGCCGCCGCGGCACAGATAGGATTGCCGTGCTGGGTGAAGCCGTGCCAGAGCATAGTGCCCTTCAGCCCTTCAAAAACCTTGTCGCTGAGCAGCGTGACGCCGAAGGGCAGGTAGCAGCCATCGATAGCCTTGGCCACGGTCATGATATCCCAGCTTACCGGCCAGTGCTCCTGGCCCCACAGCTTGCCCGTCCTCCCGAGACCGGTCTGTACCTCGTCGCAGGCCATGAACACGTCGTGGTCATTGCATATCTGCCGCACGATGGGGAAATACTCGGGTGGCGGGGCTACGTTGCCCGCCGCGCCCATCACCGGCTCGGCGATATAGGCAGCCACGCTGTCCGCCCCCTCTGTCTGGATGACTTTTCCCACGTAGCGTGCACAGAGAACATCACAGGACGGGTACTTTAAATTGAAGGCACACCGGTTGCAGTAAAAGGTAGGCGCCTGGATAAAGCCAGCAGCGAGCGGTGCATATCCGGTCCAGAACGCGCCGCTCCCGGCACGCGTCGCCGCTGCCGAGCCCATTCCGGCTCCATGAAAACCGTCTTGCAGGCTGATGATTTTATATTTCGGCCTTCCATGAACATGCCAGTAAAGACGTGCCATCTTGAAGGCCGTCTCCACCGCCTCCGTGCCACCATTGGTGAAGAAGAAGTGGGCCATTCCCGCCGGCACAACTTTGGCCAGCTCCGCGGCATATTCGATAATGGGCACGTTCGACTGCTTGGCCAGGAGGTGAGCAAACTGCAGCTTTCGTGCCTGTTCACAGATGGCATCGATGATTTCTTTCTGCCCGTGCCCCAGTGTATTGCTGGTCTGCTGCGAGGCCGCATCGTAGTAAAAATTCCCCTCGGTATCCCAGCATTTCACCCCTTCTGCCCTCTCGATAATGGGCCATACGTCCTCGCTGCCCACCACGGCGAAACCGTGTATCAGGTGCTTCCGGTCCAGAGCCAGGAGTTCTTCAGTCCGCTTGCTAACCATCTTGCCCTCCTTTGTTTCCATTTAAAAAGAGTGTTATTGCAACTGTAATTATACAACAGGCCAGCGTTTTCACGCTGGCCCTATTGTATCGCTTGATATAAACGCCGCTGGGTTGCCGTTAGCTTACAAAGCGCACCGTTACCGAGCCGAGACGGTCAAATGTAGCACGGTAGCTGCACGGTCCTTCAACGAAAAACGCAGCATGCAGCGAGCCGGAGATGATGAATTCGCCTTTGCCTATGCTCATACCGTAATCGGCCAGCTTGTTGGCCAGACTGGCGACCGCCTGAGCCGGATTGCCCAGCACCGCGGCGCCGGCACCGGTGGCGATAATCTCTCCGTCCTTGTCCAGCACCATACCGATGAGTCGCAGGTCAATGCCCTGAACCGGTGTCAGCTGCCCGCCAAGCACCACCCCACAGGCCCCGGAATCATCGGAAATCCCGTCCGGCGCTTTCTTTCTCTGCTCTTTATAGCGATTCCCCGCGATTTCAAAGGCGGGCAATACGCCGGCGGTGGCGGCAAGAACCTTGCCGACATCCACCCCCGGGCCTTTTAATTCCTCCCTCATGACAAAACAAATCTCGGCTTCAATCACCGGCTTTGAAAGTGTGCTCAGCGAGACCGGCTCACCTTCGGGAACGACCATGGTATCGAAAATGTGCCCGTAAATAGGCTCATCAACGCCAAACATTATCTGGTTGGCCTTGGCACAGAGCCCGATTTTACGACCTACAATCGTCTCACCGCTCTTCAGCCTCTCCTGAACCAGTTTCATCTGAATATCATAGGCATCGGCAACGGTTACATCGGGAAATCGGTCGGTAAGATTGGTGATCGGTTTTGCCGTCCTCTGCGCCTGGAGAATTTCCTTGGCTATCTGCTCCATCTGCTTTTCGTCTAAAGCCATCAATAACCTCCTTTTATTAACTGGATTGTTCTTAGATAAGAGTGCCAAGCAATTACCACAGTAATATTAGTGTGATGCACTTCTGCTGTCAAGTTTGCGCCCTTTTGATTCCAGCCACTTCTGCTTCTGGCTGACCCGGGTCCCTTCATCGGTGGGCCGGTAGCGCGACCAGAATTCCTCCCGAAAGCCGGGAAAGGTGCCGTCAATTATCGCGCTCCGTACTTTCTCCATCAAATTATGAATGAAGTGCAGGTTGTGAATCGTCGCCAGCCGATATGACAGTAGTTCCTCACATTTGAAAAGGTGTTGCAGGTACGCTGTGGAAAAGGTGCGGCAGGTGTAGCAGCGACAGCCAGATACGATGGGCTGGCCCATCCGGCTGAAGGTGGCATTTCTGATATTGCGGCGCCCCTCCCAGGTGAAAAGGGCGCCGTTGCGCGCTACACGCGTGGGCAGGGCACTGTCAAAGATATCGATGCCCCGCACCACCCCTTCAATTATATCCTCGGGAGAGCCTACGCCCATAAGATATCTCGGTTTATCTTCCGGCAATAGCGACGCTGTCGCCTCCACCATCTCAAAGGTGATCTTCTTGGGTTCGCCGACGCTCAGGCCGCCGATGGCATACCCGGCAAAATCAAGAGCGGTAAGGAATTCGGCTGACCGGCGCCTTAGCTCGGGAAAGACGCCGCCCTGCACGATGGCATACAGCGCCTGCTCGGGGCGCCGGTGCGCTTTGTAACACCTCTCCGCCCACTTATGAGTGATTTCCATAGCCCGCTGCACTTTCTCAAAGCTATCACCATAAGCCGAGCACACGTCCAGCACCATAATAATATCTGCGCCCAGCTTCTCCTGGTACTCAATGGCCAGCTCGGGGGTAAAAAAATGCTCGCTGCCGTCAATATGGGAGCGGAAGGTCACCCCTTCTTCACTGACCTTGCAGAGCGGGGCCAGGCTGAATATCTGGTAGCCGCCGCTGTCGGTCAGGATGGCACCGTCCCAGGCCATGAATTTATGTAAACCACCCAGCCTTTCCACCGCCTCGATTCCCGGCCGGAGGTAAAGGTGATAGGTATTGGCCAGCACCATGCGGTAGCCAATGTCCTTGACTTCTTCCGGGGTCAGCGTCTTTATAGTTCCCTGGCTGCCCACCGGCAGGAAGGCCGGGGTCGGCACCGCGCCGTGGGGTGTTTTCAGCTCTCCTGCCCGGGCATTATTGCAGGTCTTTAGTAAACGGAAACTGTTTTTCATTTCTTGGTTAGTCGTAGTATAGCTCAAGAAGTTGTGATTTGTCTTGATGGCCAAATAACGATAATATTAAAACAGTGAAGGAAAAACTGAAGCAAATATTCTCTCAAAGAAAAAAACAGCGCATCGTTGACCCGAAACGAGTATCCGCTGCCGTGCTGGTGCCCATCTACGAGAGAGACGGTCAGTACCATATCCTTTTCATCAAGCGCACGGAATGGGTGGAAAAGCACAAGGGCGAGATATCGTTTCCCGGCGGAGTGTATGAAGACCACGATGGCACCCTGCTCAACACCGCCCTGCGTGAGAGTTTCGAGGAAATAAACCTGAAACCCGATGATGTTGAGGTTCTTGGCGAGCTGGATGACGTGGTCAGCGCCAAGACCAACTACAGAATCACCCCGTTTCTGGCCTTCATCCCCTGGCCATATGAGTTCAAGGTTGATGGCCACGAGACCGAGGAAATAATTGAAGCCCCCATCACAACACTGATGAACATTGGCCGCTCGCGTCAGGAATTAAGAGGCAGCGAAACGTTCACCGTCTACCGATACAACTATAAGGGCAGGGTAATCTGGGGGGCGACAGCCCGGATATTAGCTCAATTCCTGAATATCTTTACTCAGGCCGAGAGGTCCTGACCAGCACCTCGCCTTTGGTACGATACATTCAACCGTCTTTCCCAAATCCCATTCACCCATTAAGATATACCAAAGTTAATATCAATTTATTAACTTATTTTATATTACATTATTGATTTTACTGATATTATGATATACAATCTATTTAGAGGTATTACTCAGCCATGGCCAAGAAAGATTATTATGGAATGTTGGGAGTCAGTCGCAATGCCAGCGAGCAGGAGATAAAGCAGGCGTATCGCCGGCTGGCCCGTCAGTATCATCCTGACGTTAACCCCAGCGACAAGTCGTCTGAGGCCAAGTTCAAAGAAATCAACGAGGCCTATGAGGTCCTTTCCAGCAAGGAGAGCCGGAAGAAATACGATAAGTACGGGGACCAGTGGCAGTATGCTGACCAGTTCGAGCAGGCAAAGCACCAGCAGACGCCATTCCGGGATTTTGGCGAAGCCGGCGGGGCAACCAGCTTTCAGTTCGGCGGCGAGGACCTGGGAAGCCTGTTCGATGATTTACTGTTCGGCGGTGGGCGTACGCGCACTTACACGCAGCGCACCCGACCGATGCGGGGTCGGAACCTTGAGACTCCTGTGGAGGTAACGCTTGAGGAAGCGTTTCACGGGACCAGCCGGACCATCAGCCTCCAGTCGGAAGAGCC
Proteins encoded in this window:
- the nadA gene encoding quinolinate synthase NadA, translated to MTEPSALVEKILKLKREKNAVILVHNYQLGEVQDIADFVGDSLGLSQNAAKTEADVIVFCGVHFMAETAAILCPKMTVLLPDRHAGCPMANMITAEQLRQKKKELPNATVVCYINSTAAVKAESDICCTSANAIKVVESIDNDEVLFVPDQYLGHYVSTKTNKKFHFWPGYCPTHVRIQPQHIIQLKQENPRAKVVIHPECRPDVIALADEVASTGGMIRYARRDDVQEMIVGTEIGIIHRLKKENPSKKFIPVTEQAVCPNMKLITLEKVLWSLEEMRPEIKVTEAIRIKAKAAVDKMLAIV
- a CDS encoding divalent-cation tolerance protein CutA, with product MEEPRYIVVLITSDSVEEADHIARVLVEKKKVACVNIVRGIDSYFWWEGKPDSARENLLIAKTKSSLLPEVLEVVRKVHGYDVPEVIALPIIGGNQDYLDWIEQSVA
- a CDS encoding aminotransferase class III-fold pyridoxal phosphate-dependent enzyme; translation: MVSKRTEELLALDRKHLIHGFAVVGSEDVWPIIERAEGVKCWDTEGNFYYDAASQQTSNTLGHGQKEIIDAICEQARKLQFAHLLAKQSNVPIIEYAAELAKVVPAGMAHFFFTNGGTEAVETAFKMARLYWHVHGRPKYKIISLQDGFHGAGMGSAAATRAGSGAFWTGYAPLAAGFIQAPTFYCNRCAFNLKYPSCDVLCARYVGKVIQTEGADSVAAYIAEPVMGAAGNVAPPPEYFPIVRQICNDHDVFMACDEVQTGLGRTGKLWGQEHWPVSWDIMTVAKAIDGCYLPFGVTLLSDKVFEGLKGTMLWHGFTQHGNPICAAAAGAALKIIFRDKMVENAARVGAYVLERLKREFMDLPNVSDASGLGLMLGIELVKNKESKSPFAVETMRKWVRKVLERGLYVRMALARDYTRVRFNPPIITTEKEADEMLDILYTSIAELK
- a CDS encoding 2-keto-4-pentenoate hydratase, which codes for MALDEKQMEQIAKEILQAQRTAKPITNLTDRFPDVTVADAYDIQMKLVQERLKSGETIVGRKIGLCAKANQIMFGVDEPIYGHIFDTMVVPEGEPVSLSTLSKPVIEAEICFVMREELKGPGVDVGKVLAATAGVLPAFEIAGNRYKEQRKKAPDGISDDSGACGVVLGGQLTPVQGIDLRLIGMVLDKDGEIIATGAGAAVLGNPAQAVASLANKLADYGMSIGKGEFIISGSLHAAFFVEGPCSYRATFDRLGSVTVRFVS
- the tgt gene encoding tRNA guanosine(34) transglycosylase Tgt: MKNSFRLLKTCNNARAGELKTPHGAVPTPAFLPVGSQGTIKTLTPEEVKDIGYRMVLANTYHLYLRPGIEAVERLGGLHKFMAWDGAILTDSGGYQIFSLAPLCKVSEEGVTFRSHIDGSEHFFTPELAIEYQEKLGADIIMVLDVCSAYGDSFEKVQRAMEITHKWAERCYKAHRRPEQALYAIVQGGVFPELRRRSAEFLTALDFAGYAIGGLSVGEPKKITFEMVEATASLLPEDKPRYLMGVGSPEDIIEGVVRGIDIFDSALPTRVARNGALFTWEGRRNIRNATFSRMGQPIVSGCRCYTCRTFSTAYLQHLFKCEELLSYRLATIHNLHFIHNLMEKVRSAIIDGTFPGFREEFWSRYRPTDEGTRVSQKQKWLESKGRKLDSRSASH
- a CDS encoding CoA pyrophosphatase; this encodes MKEKLKQIFSQRKKQRIVDPKRVSAAVLVPIYERDGQYHILFIKRTEWVEKHKGEISFPGGVYEDHDGTLLNTALRESFEEINLKPDDVEVLGELDDVVSAKTNYRITPFLAFIPWPYEFKVDGHETEEIIEAPITTLMNIGRSRQELRGSETFTVYRYNYKGRVIWGATARILAQFLNIFTQAERS